The Thermoproteales archaeon genome has a segment encoding these proteins:
- a CDS encoding sugar phosphate isomerase/epimerase — MRFGIISVDFNKIIEGARKHGINYKFQILDHIKPAIESGFKHIELNLDVIYSSPHCLSDKVKDELLDLKEQKNITFTAHLPIWAIELSWLNENIRKASVTSIVESIKIIEFLDPEYYVIHATGDHASNFYRLLKKYKDSEVLILPLVEKASQSIEEILAKTEINPRKIACETVEFPLKYTIMIAENYDLSFLVDTGHVLSGQPGTTDLLKVTRTVRNRLVGFHIHDGYLRIINGEEKRADHIPLGYGDMPLKEFFQLLKEIDFKGPLVFELPLSEALKSMKYIKETLPEYNIV, encoded by the coding sequence TTGAGGTTTGGAATAATATCCGTCGATTTTAACAAGATAATTGAAGGGGCTAGAAAACACGGGATAAATTACAAATTTCAAATTCTAGACCATATAAAGCCTGCTATAGAATCTGGTTTTAAGCATATCGAGCTTAACCTGGACGTTATATACTCTTCTCCTCATTGCCTATCGGATAAGGTAAAAGACGAATTACTTGATTTAAAAGAGCAAAAAAACATAACTTTTACAGCTCATCTCCCGATTTGGGCTATTGAACTTTCATGGCTAAACGAGAATATTAGGAAAGCATCGGTGACCAGCATAGTGGAATCCATAAAAATAATTGAATTTTTAGATCCAGAATACTACGTAATCCACGCCACTGGAGACCACGCGTCAAATTTTTACAGACTTTTAAAAAAGTATAAAGACTCTGAGGTATTGATTCTACCTCTAGTTGAGAAAGCTTCTCAAAGCATTGAAGAAATACTAGCTAAAACAGAGATTAACCCTAGGAAGATAGCTTGCGAAACTGTAGAGTTTCCTCTCAAGTATACCATAATGATAGCTGAAAACTATGATTTATCATTTCTAGTGGACACGGGTCATGTGCTTTCCGGCCAGCCTGGTACCACCGATTTATTGAAAGTTACTAGAACTGTCAGGAATAGGCTTGTCGGCTTCCACATCCACGATGGATATTTAAGAATCATAAATGGAGAAGAGAAAAGAGCAGACCACATACCTTTAGGCTATGGAGATATGCCCTTGAAAGAATTCTTCCAATTGTTAAAAGAGATTGATTTTAAAGGTCCTTTAGTTTTCGAACTGCCTCTAAGTGAAGCTTTAAAATCTATGAAATATATAAAAGAAACTCTTCCTGAATATAACATTGTGTAA